Proteins encoded by one window of Streptomyces sp. LX-29:
- a CDS encoding diadenosine tetraphosphate hydrolase has product MTKDWRKDRIGSALRGENPSVLRRLEAGFAVIGDVQFLPGYSVLLVDDPTVHRLSELPRRKRLAFLADMDRLGEAVERACTRLDPDFRRVNLEILGNADPFLHAHVWPRFSWEPAERVGLPVWLYPRENWTDERHALGPRHHAVREAIGEELDRLAP; this is encoded by the coding sequence ATGACGAAAGACTGGCGGAAGGACCGGATCGGCAGCGCGCTCCGGGGTGAGAACCCCTCGGTGCTGCGGAGGTTGGAAGCGGGATTCGCGGTGATCGGGGACGTCCAGTTCCTCCCCGGATACTCGGTGCTGCTGGTCGACGACCCCACCGTCCACCGACTGTCGGAGCTTCCCCGACGGAAGCGGCTGGCCTTCCTCGCCGACATGGACCGGCTGGGCGAGGCCGTCGAGCGTGCCTGCACGCGGCTGGACCCCGACTTCCGGCGGGTCAACCTGGAGATCCTGGGCAACGCCGACCCGTTCCTGCACGCGCACGTGTGGCCGCGGTTCTCCTGGGAGCCGGCCGAACGCGTCGGCCTGCCGGTGTGGCTCTATCCGCGCGAGAACTGGACCGACGAACGGCATGCGCTCGGCCCCCGGCACCACGCCGTGCGCGAGGCGATCGGCGAGGAGTTGGACCGCCTCGC
- the metE gene encoding 5-methyltetrahydropteroyltriglutamate--homocysteine S-methyltransferase, whose amino-acid sequence MTAKPAAVAARATVYGYPRQGRNRELKKAVEGYWKGRVTADALRATAAELRRSHWRELAGAGIHEVPTGDFSYYDHVLDTSVMVGAIPDRHRAAVAADDLDGYFAMARGTQDVAPLEMTKWFDTNYHYLVPELGTDTVFAAGASRQVAEFREALALGLTARPVLVGPVTYLLLAKPAPGVAADFEPLTLLDRLLPVYAEVLAELRAAGAEWAQLDEPALVQDRTPAELNAAARAYRDLGALPDRPKLLVASYFDRLGEALPVLAKTPVEGLALDFTEAAAGNLDALAAVGGLPGKRLVAGVVNGRNIWVNDLEKSLATLGTLLGLADRVDVAASCSLLHVPLDAAVERDIDPQILRWLAFARQKSAEVVTLAKGLAHGVGAVSAELAANRADLASRAGSPITRDPVVRARTGAVEEADARRSQPYAERAAAQRAHLRLPLLPTTTIGSFPQTDEVRTARAALRAARIDTAAYEERIEAEIREVISFQEKAGLDVLVHGEAERNDMVQYFAEQLTGYLATQHGWVQSYGTRYVRPPILAGDISRPEPMTVRWTTYAQSLTDRPVKGMLTGPVTMLAWSFVRDDQPRAETARQVALALRDEVDALEAAGTSVIQVDEPALRETLPLRAADRPAYLAWATEAFRLTTGGVRPDTQIHTHMCYAEFGDIVQAIDDLDADVISLEAARSHMQVARELAAHGYPREAGPGVYDIHSPRVPSAEEAAALLRTGLRAIPAERLWVNPDCGLKTRGWTETRTSLENLFAAARTVRTELSGT is encoded by the coding sequence GTGACAGCGAAGCCCGCAGCCGTGGCAGCACGGGCCACCGTGTACGGCTACCCCCGGCAGGGCCGGAACCGGGAGCTGAAGAAGGCCGTCGAGGGCTACTGGAAGGGTCGCGTCACCGCCGACGCCCTCCGGGCCACCGCCGCCGAACTGCGCCGCTCCCACTGGCGGGAGCTGGCCGGGGCCGGCATCCACGAGGTTCCGACCGGCGACTTCTCGTACTACGACCACGTCCTGGACACCAGCGTCATGGTCGGCGCCATCCCCGACCGTCACCGCGCCGCCGTGGCGGCGGACGACCTGGACGGCTACTTCGCCATGGCCCGCGGCACCCAGGATGTGGCGCCGCTGGAGATGACCAAGTGGTTCGACACCAACTACCACTATCTGGTGCCGGAGTTGGGCACCGACACGGTGTTCGCGGCAGGCGCCTCCCGGCAGGTCGCCGAGTTCCGGGAGGCGCTCGCCCTGGGCCTCACCGCCCGGCCCGTGCTCGTCGGCCCGGTGACCTATCTGCTGCTCGCCAAGCCGGCGCCGGGCGTGGCCGCGGACTTCGAGCCGCTGACGCTCCTCGACCGACTGCTCCCGGTCTACGCCGAGGTCCTCGCCGAACTGCGGGCCGCGGGAGCCGAGTGGGCGCAGCTCGACGAGCCCGCCCTGGTCCAGGACCGCACGCCGGCCGAGCTGAACGCCGCCGCACGCGCCTACCGCGACCTCGGGGCGCTCCCCGACCGGCCGAAGCTGCTGGTCGCCTCGTACTTCGACCGGCTCGGAGAGGCGCTGCCGGTGCTGGCCAAGACCCCCGTGGAGGGGCTCGCCCTCGACTTCACGGAGGCCGCGGCCGGCAACCTGGACGCGCTCGCCGCCGTGGGCGGGCTGCCCGGGAAGCGGCTGGTCGCCGGCGTCGTCAACGGCCGCAACATCTGGGTCAACGACCTGGAGAAGTCGCTCGCCACCCTCGGCACCCTGCTCGGCCTGGCCGACCGGGTCGACGTGGCCGCCTCCTGCTCGCTGCTCCACGTGCCCCTGGACGCGGCCGTGGAACGGGACATCGATCCGCAGATCCTGCGCTGGCTCGCCTTCGCCCGGCAGAAGAGCGCCGAGGTCGTCACCCTGGCCAAGGGCCTGGCCCACGGCGTGGGCGCCGTCTCCGCCGAACTGGCCGCCAACCGGGCGGACCTGGCGTCGCGCGCCGGCTCGCCCATCACCCGGGACCCCGTCGTCCGGGCCCGCACCGGCGCCGTCGAGGAGGCCGACGCCCGCCGGTCCCAGCCGTACGCCGAGCGGGCGGCCGCGCAACGCGCCCACCTCCGGCTGCCGCTGCTGCCGACCACCACCATCGGCTCCTTCCCGCAGACGGACGAGGTGCGCACCGCGCGGGCGGCCCTGCGGGCGGCCCGGATCGACACGGCCGCGTACGAGGAGCGCATCGAGGCCGAGATCCGGGAGGTGATCTCCTTCCAGGAGAAGGCGGGCCTGGACGTCCTGGTGCACGGCGAGGCCGAACGCAACGACATGGTGCAGTACTTCGCCGAGCAGCTCACCGGCTACCTCGCCACTCAGCACGGCTGGGTCCAGTCCTACGGCACCCGGTACGTCCGCCCGCCGATCCTCGCCGGTGACATCTCGCGGCCCGAACCGATGACGGTGCGCTGGACGACATACGCCCAGTCGCTGACCGACCGGCCGGTCAAGGGCATGCTCACCGGCCCCGTGACCATGCTCGCCTGGTCCTTCGTCCGCGACGACCAGCCGCGCGCCGAGACCGCGCGGCAGGTCGCCCTCGCCCTGCGCGACGAGGTCGACGCCCTTGAGGCCGCCGGGACGTCGGTGATCCAGGTGGACGAGCCGGCGCTGCGCGAGACCCTGCCGCTGCGCGCCGCCGACCGCCCGGCGTACCTGGCGTGGGCGACGGAGGCGTTCCGGCTGACGACCGGCGGGGTGCGCCCGGACACCCAGATCCACACCCATATGTGCTACGCCGAGTTCGGCGACATCGTCCAGGCCATCGACGACCTCGACGCCGACGTCATCAGCCTGGAGGCCGCCCGTTCCCATATGCAGGTCGCCCGCGAGCTGGCCGCCCACGGCTACCCGCGCGAGGCCGGACCCGGCGTGTACGACATCCACTCGCCACGCGTCCCGAGCGCGGAGGAGGCCGCCGCCCTGCTGCGCACCGGGCTGCGGGCCATCCCGGCCGAGCGACTGTGGGTGAACCCCGACTGCGGCCTGAAGACCCGCGGCTGGACGGAGACCCGTACGTCCCTGGAGAACCTGTTCGCGGCGGCCCGCACGGTCCGTACGGAGCTGTCCGGGACCTGA
- a CDS encoding TetR/AcrR family transcriptional regulator, giving the protein MAKGRVSRDDWTMAALGALARGGVAAVAVDALARELDVTRGSFYWHFENRDALLVAALETWERRATTDVIAALRDVTDPQVRARALFAEALGSEEIAGLEPALVAQASHPAVAAVVARVNRTRLDFLTEIFGDLGFASPDARHRALASYAAYLGWLELRRTSPEVAPEARLEDPRSGGALDHLVGMILAPTPRP; this is encoded by the coding sequence ATGGCCAAGGGGAGAGTCAGCAGGGACGACTGGACGATGGCGGCGCTCGGCGCGCTGGCCCGGGGCGGGGTCGCCGCGGTGGCGGTGGACGCGCTCGCCCGGGAACTCGACGTCACCCGCGGCAGCTTCTACTGGCACTTCGAGAACCGCGACGCCCTGCTCGTGGCCGCGTTGGAGACCTGGGAGCGCCGCGCGACGACCGACGTCATCGCCGCCCTCCGCGACGTGACCGACCCCCAGGTGCGGGCCCGCGCACTCTTCGCCGAGGCGCTGGGCAGCGAGGAGATCGCCGGCCTCGAACCGGCGCTGGTCGCCCAGGCGTCCCACCCGGCCGTCGCCGCTGTGGTGGCCCGGGTCAACCGCACCCGCCTCGACTTCCTGACCGAGATCTTCGGCGACCTGGGCTTCGCCTCCCCGGACGCCCGTCACCGCGCTCTGGCCTCCTACGCCGCCTACCTCGGCTGGCTGGAACTGCGCCGGACCTCGCCCGAGGTCGCCCCCGAGGCGCGGTTGGAGGACCCCCGCTCGGGCGGGGCGCTGGACCACCTGGTGGGCATGATCCTGGCGCCGACCCCCCGGCCGTAG
- a CDS encoding DUF3995 domain-containing protein: MNLRAIAGGGKAVGTGTADATDAPDTADTESGVAPDRTVRVATTAATGALLAAGALHVVWVFSPWPLKSWGDFAATLVGVDESQRPSGPETLAVAGVLGTAAGLVLTGSRPTSNRWAGSWPVRAGMWTVAGVLGARGLGGFAVSGLSLGDAPAVFRHWDLRLYSPICVTLGGLTGYVALRTRRRRRAA; encoded by the coding sequence ATGAACCTCAGGGCGATCGCAGGCGGCGGCAAGGCGGTCGGTACGGGCACGGCGGACGCGACCGACGCGCCGGACACGGCGGACACGGAGTCCGGGGTCGCCCCGGACCGGACCGTGCGCGTCGCCACGACGGCGGCCACCGGCGCACTGCTCGCGGCGGGGGCGCTGCACGTGGTGTGGGTGTTCTCGCCGTGGCCGCTGAAGTCGTGGGGCGACTTCGCGGCGACGCTCGTAGGAGTCGACGAGTCACAACGCCCGTCCGGTCCGGAGACGCTCGCGGTGGCGGGGGTGCTGGGCACCGCCGCGGGGCTGGTCCTGACCGGATCCCGCCCGACGTCGAACCGATGGGCCGGCTCCTGGCCGGTACGCGCCGGAATGTGGACGGTCGCCGGCGTCCTCGGCGCCCGCGGTCTCGGCGGCTTCGCCGTCTCGGGCCTCAGCCTGGGCGACGCGCCCGCCGTGTTCCGACACTGGGACCTGCGCCTCTACTCCCCGATCTGCGTCACCCTCGGCGGGCTCACCGGATACGTGGCGCTGCGCACCCGACGCCGCCGCCGCGCCGCCTGA
- a CDS encoding methyltransferase domain-containing protein: MTSLDDLIRPNRYPRSSRYDPAWLLELDMGPNPLWLLEDLARDLELRPGMRVLDLGSGKGATSVFLAREFGVQVVAADWWITAEEAAAVFAEAGVGDRVEAVRTEAHVLPFEAESFDAVVSIDAFEYFGTADGYLPYLARFLRPGGQLGIATPAMTREVRELGAIPPHVKAVVGWEAIAWHTAEWWRFQWEITELVTVTSARLQEDGWRDWLLWSRACADHRPDGRASNQPVIDMLTADGGEFLGFALVTARKN; encoded by the coding sequence GTGACTTCCCTGGATGACCTCATACGTCCGAACCGGTATCCGCGTTCGTCCCGCTACGACCCCGCCTGGCTGCTCGAACTGGACATGGGGCCGAACCCGTTGTGGCTGTTGGAGGACCTCGCTCGGGACCTCGAGCTGCGCCCGGGCATGCGGGTGCTCGACCTCGGCTCCGGCAAGGGCGCCACCTCGGTGTTCCTGGCCCGCGAGTTCGGCGTCCAGGTCGTCGCCGCCGACTGGTGGATCACCGCGGAGGAGGCGGCTGCCGTCTTCGCCGAGGCCGGCGTGGGCGACCGCGTGGAGGCGGTGCGAACGGAGGCGCACGTCCTGCCGTTCGAAGCGGAGAGCTTCGACGCCGTCGTGAGCATCGACGCGTTCGAGTACTTCGGCACGGCGGACGGCTACCTGCCCTACCTCGCGCGGTTCCTGCGCCCGGGTGGGCAACTGGGCATCGCGACCCCCGCGATGACCCGCGAGGTACGCGAGCTCGGGGCGATCCCCCCGCACGTCAAGGCGGTCGTCGGCTGGGAGGCGATCGCCTGGCACACGGCGGAGTGGTGGCGCTTCCAATGGGAGATCACCGAGCTGGTGACGGTCACCTCCGCCCGACTCCAGGAGGACGGCTGGCGGGACTGGCTGCTGTGGAGCCGGGCCTGCGCCGACCACCGACCGGACGGCCGGGCCTCGAACCAACCCGTGATCGACATGCTCACCGCGGACGGCGGTGAGTTCCTCGGCTTCGCGCTGGTGACCGCGCGCAAGAACTGA
- a CDS encoding toll/interleukin-1 receptor domain-containing protein — translation MDTAGLVLSVVGTVAGVVGAYFAYVAVRHQLTRRRHRPTPPPSAPPTSAPPAPAPNPPAASTSAPTGAGTPRYDVFVSYDREDADWVRPFAERLREQGLDVAYDEVVSRPGGVRVHTVETAIREAAHGLLVFSPASMASGWVRQEYAALMQPSIETGRLFIPVVIGDVELPGFAATRYCADFRGVSEDLQARRIDEIASALRGDRR, via the coding sequence GTGGATACGGCGGGCTTGGTCCTCAGCGTGGTCGGCACGGTCGCCGGGGTCGTCGGCGCGTACTTCGCCTATGTGGCGGTGCGCCATCAGCTGACGCGGCGTCGGCACCGACCGACGCCGCCCCCGTCCGCCCCACCCACGTCCGCCCCTCCGGCGCCGGCACCGAACCCGCCGGCCGCCTCCACCTCCGCGCCGACCGGCGCCGGCACCCCGCGCTATGACGTGTTCGTCTCCTACGACCGTGAGGATGCCGACTGGGTGCGCCCCTTCGCCGAGCGGCTCCGCGAGCAGGGGCTCGACGTCGCCTACGACGAGGTCGTGAGCCGGCCGGGCGGAGTCCGGGTGCACACCGTCGAGACCGCGATCCGCGAGGCGGCCCACGGACTGCTGGTGTTCAGCCCGGCGTCGATGGCGAGCGGCTGGGTGCGGCAGGAGTACGCCGCCCTGATGCAGCCGTCGATCGAGACCGGGCGGCTGTTCATCCCCGTGGTGATCGGGGACGTCGAGCTGCCCGGGTTCGCCGCCACCCGCTACTGCGCGGACTTCCGCGGCGTGAGCGAGGACCTCCAGGCGCGGCGGATCGACGAGATCGCGTCGGCGCTGCGCGGCGACCGTCGATGA
- a CDS encoding SPFH domain-containing protein yields MTWILWFLLAVGVAALVALVGYGAGQAERGPSGRRTQRTGALVGYGAGKLGSWTGLCVVPAEHVGIVYRRFGFARADQRFKRITPYASRGIQARTLLPGRPYWLMPFLHGVRFEPRTHIPAGKIGLVLATDGAKRGRRRTLGQYVECDNFQDGVAFLLGGGEQGRQLAVLSGDASYYINTALFQIDIVPRTYIEPGTIGLVIAKDGAIRPPDRPFGRYVECDNFQDGAAFLDGGGEQGRQLAILAGGTSYDINPHLFQVITRQSVDSADHGEGGLRAGHLKEIAIPVGHAGVVITLDGAEPERGERRVGPLVKGHSSFRLPWAFLENGGWRGVQEETLGEGSVCALNPWFVRVVLIPTRLLILDWSNKAGGQADNYDAALDRIVVNVQGHRLQVELRQTLNIPETAAPRLVSEFGDSSTSGVGGLVNNPAPVQRFVERVLGGAVDTYFNGIAAESTVEEFLTLYASIRTDLAAQVRNALAAWGVEAASTNLGEFESLDGDLDQARKRVSAEQIRTQELVEQKKNAMIKADIHRIELEAERQRRLLNVAELERRIEVLGRDAIAMQMFLAELRHMKVPQIVSGDAESLLQYLPMQRALELIDGARQRAEQAALEKPGSQPDAAGPAGVGRE; encoded by the coding sequence GTGACGTGGATTCTGTGGTTCCTACTGGCCGTCGGGGTTGCGGCGTTGGTCGCTCTCGTCGGCTACGGGGCGGGTCAGGCGGAGCGGGGCCCGTCCGGGCGTCGAACGCAGCGGACCGGCGCCCTCGTCGGGTACGGCGCAGGCAAACTGGGCTCCTGGACGGGGCTGTGCGTGGTGCCCGCCGAACACGTCGGCATCGTCTACCGAAGGTTCGGGTTCGCCCGGGCGGACCAGCGGTTCAAACGCATCACCCCGTACGCGTCCCGCGGCATCCAGGCGCGCACCCTCCTCCCCGGCCGCCCCTACTGGCTCATGCCCTTCCTGCACGGCGTCCGGTTCGAGCCGCGGACCCACATCCCGGCCGGAAAGATCGGACTGGTCCTCGCCACCGACGGAGCCAAGCGCGGCCGCCGTCGGACGCTCGGCCAGTACGTGGAGTGCGACAACTTCCAGGACGGCGTGGCCTTCCTGCTGGGCGGCGGCGAGCAGGGCCGGCAGCTCGCCGTACTGTCCGGCGACGCCTCGTACTACATCAACACCGCCCTGTTCCAGATCGACATCGTGCCCCGGACCTACATCGAGCCGGGGACGATCGGACTGGTCATCGCCAAGGACGGCGCCATCCGGCCGCCCGACCGCCCCTTCGGGCGGTATGTGGAGTGCGACAACTTCCAGGACGGCGCGGCGTTCCTGGACGGCGGCGGCGAGCAGGGCCGGCAGCTGGCGATCCTCGCCGGCGGCACCTCCTACGACATCAACCCCCACCTCTTCCAGGTGATCACCAGGCAGAGCGTGGACAGCGCCGACCACGGCGAGGGCGGCCTCCGCGCCGGCCACCTCAAGGAGATCGCGATCCCCGTCGGCCACGCCGGAGTCGTGATCACCCTCGACGGCGCCGAGCCCGAACGGGGGGAGCGCCGGGTCGGCCCGCTGGTGAAAGGGCACAGCAGCTTCCGGCTGCCCTGGGCCTTCCTGGAGAACGGAGGCTGGCGGGGCGTGCAGGAGGAGACGCTCGGCGAGGGCTCCGTCTGCGCGCTCAACCCCTGGTTCGTCCGGGTCGTGCTCATCCCGACCCGGCTGCTCATCCTGGACTGGAGCAACAAGGCCGGCGGCCAGGCGGACAACTACGACGCCGCGCTCGACCGCATCGTCGTCAACGTGCAGGGGCACCGGCTCCAGGTGGAGCTCAGACAGACGCTCAACATCCCCGAGACGGCCGCTCCCCGACTCGTCAGCGAGTTCGGCGACTCCTCGACGTCCGGGGTGGGGGGTCTGGTGAACAACCCCGCTCCGGTGCAGCGGTTCGTGGAGCGGGTGCTGGGCGGCGCCGTCGACACGTACTTCAACGGCATCGCCGCCGAGTCCACGGTGGAGGAGTTCCTCACCCTGTACGCCAGCATCCGCACCGACCTCGCGGCGCAGGTCCGCAACGCCCTCGCCGCCTGGGGAGTGGAGGCGGCCAGCACCAACCTGGGCGAGTTCGAGTCCCTCGACGGGGACCTGGACCAGGCGCGCAAGAGAGTGTCCGCGGAACAGATCCGCACCCAGGAACTGGTGGAACAGAAGAAGAACGCCATGATCAAGGCGGATATCCACCGTATCGAGCTGGAAGCCGAGCGGCAGCGCCGGCTGCTGAACGTCGCGGAGCTGGAACGCAGGATCGAGGTTCTCGGCCGGGACGCCATCGCCATGCAGATGTTCCTCGCGGAACTTCGGCACATGAAGGTGCCGCAGATCGTCAGCGGTGACGCGGAGTCCCTGCTCCAGTACCTGCCGATGCAGCGGGCCCTGGAACTGATCGACGGGGCGAGGCAGCGTGCCGAGCAGGCCGCGCTGGAGAAGCCCGGCTCGCAGCCCGATGCCGCGGGTCCGGCGGGCGTGGGGCGCGAGTAG
- a CDS encoding TIR domain-containing protein, producing the protein MFISYAEADADWAALLADRLRSDGVRVFFDRCSLRPGDVVVHQLEAAMRGSRHGIQIVGPLTMTEAWARQEYAALVQASTGHGMRLIPVLCGDADIPPFAATRVWMDFRKLSGDAFNEKAAELARVLRGEERVRTGHPERELLDLVRPPSRRSPTEPTPASFVVCYARADAGYGEGLVDHLARADLPAWSLGDLTWGDDYLWTIRQRLRHALAVVVLMSPEAEESEDVTREILEGQRHSREFFPILLRGDRNYLLASSWYFDARNGQLPGPEELRLLRRLHPRSAGVDRSPVGAPVMPPPPAARARGPARAALAPAVRGRTSLSRLEALLAEREFEHADLLTTTLLLESVGRLDTGWLRRADGRRLPDALLSEIDGLWARFSDETHGFRAQARRALLGGGRHADFMALSVAYGWRGSAADAVPTYQDFVRRSGGHGFFPTLRNPQSERYVDWYDQWTETVLAVHLRLREEGRVR; encoded by the coding sequence GTGTTCATCTCTTACGCGGAAGCCGACGCCGACTGGGCTGCCCTGCTCGCCGATCGACTCCGGTCGGACGGTGTGCGCGTCTTCTTCGACCGATGCAGCCTGCGGCCGGGCGACGTCGTGGTGCACCAGCTCGAGGCGGCGATGCGCGGATCCCGGCACGGGATCCAGATCGTGGGCCCGCTCACCATGACCGAAGCCTGGGCGCGGCAGGAGTACGCGGCGCTGGTGCAGGCGTCGACCGGTCACGGCATGCGACTGATCCCCGTGCTGTGCGGCGACGCCGACATCCCGCCCTTCGCCGCGACCCGCGTGTGGATGGACTTCCGCAAGCTCAGCGGAGACGCGTTCAACGAGAAGGCCGCCGAACTGGCCCGTGTGCTGCGCGGCGAGGAGCGGGTCCGCACCGGCCACCCGGAGCGGGAACTCCTCGATCTCGTACGACCGCCGAGCCGTCGGAGCCCGACCGAGCCGACGCCCGCCTCGTTCGTCGTCTGCTACGCCCGCGCCGACGCCGGTTACGGTGAAGGGCTGGTGGACCACCTGGCCCGAGCGGATCTGCCCGCGTGGTCCCTCGGCGATCTCACCTGGGGTGACGACTACCTCTGGACGATCAGACAGCGACTCCGGCACGCCCTCGCGGTCGTCGTCCTGATGTCGCCGGAGGCCGAGGAGTCCGAGGACGTCACCCGCGAGATCCTCGAAGGTCAGCGCCACAGCAGGGAGTTCTTCCCCATCCTGCTGCGCGGGGACCGCAACTATCTGCTCGCCAGCAGCTGGTACTTCGACGCCAGGAACGGCCAACTGCCCGGGCCCGAGGAGTTACGCCTGCTACGCCGCCTCCACCCGCGGAGCGCCGGCGTCGACCGGTCGCCCGTCGGCGCGCCGGTCATGCCGCCGCCACCGGCAGCGCGGGCCCGGGGGCCGGCCCGGGCGGCCCTGGCGCCGGCCGTGCGCGGCCGCACATCGCTGAGCAGGCTGGAAGCCCTGCTCGCGGAGCGGGAGTTCGAGCACGCCGACCTGCTGACGACGACGCTGCTCCTGGAGTCGGTCGGCAGACTCGACACCGGCTGGCTGCGTCGAGCCGACGGAAGGCGGCTGCCCGACGCCCTGCTGTCCGAGATCGACGGCCTCTGGGCGCGGTTCTCGGACGAGACCCACGGATTCCGCGCGCAGGCGCGGCGCGCCCTGCTCGGAGGCGGCCGCCACGCCGACTTCATGGCCCTGTCCGTGGCGTACGGCTGGCGCGGTTCCGCGGCTGACGCCGTGCCCACGTACCAGGACTTCGTCCGTCGGTCCGGGGGCCACGGGTTCTTCCCGACGCTGCGCAACCCGCAGAGCGAACGGTACGTGGACTGGTACGACCAATGGACGGAGACGGTGCTCGCCGTGCATCTCCGGCTTCGGGAGGAGGGACGCGTCCGGTGA
- a CDS encoding helix-turn-helix transcriptional regulator yields the protein MTVKQSTADVLGAALHVRDAARHVVKGSGGADTVLTALSGVIDYDHASLSRWDPLRRRHLTLAGSYPAEATRYIENRLHDDPGFTLIRHSADTARWWHDVPGPVRRTSTGFHSVLEPLGVEDGVAQCLFAADGRYVGILNVSTTRARCDQPAVRAVMTLLGECLAAVTDPLLGAGSAGGTGGAGGSEEAGACSCAVLVPDDEDAAPVAVSGEPLPGLTDAGSPLVALVRRTAARQALPTTVLVPYRQRPLELRLTRQGAGTVVVCRAVARPSALSPRELEVLAELTQGRTNREIANRLFLSPRTVATHIEHILAKLDVPNRAAAAGRAVAWGLEPAP from the coding sequence GTGACAGTGAAGCAGAGCACGGCGGATGTGCTGGGCGCGGCCCTGCACGTGCGTGACGCGGCGCGCCACGTCGTCAAGGGGAGCGGCGGCGCGGACACCGTGCTCACGGCGCTCTCCGGGGTGATCGACTACGACCACGCGTCGCTCTCCCGCTGGGATCCGCTGCGGCGGCGACACCTCACCCTGGCCGGCAGCTACCCGGCCGAGGCCACCCGGTACATCGAGAACCGGCTGCACGACGACCCCGGCTTCACGCTCATCCGACACTCGGCGGACACCGCCCGCTGGTGGCACGACGTGCCCGGCCCGGTGCGGCGGACCTCCACGGGGTTCCACTCCGTCCTCGAACCTCTGGGAGTCGAGGACGGAGTGGCGCAGTGTCTGTTCGCCGCGGACGGCAGATACGTGGGCATCCTCAACGTCAGCACCACGCGGGCACGGTGCGACCAGCCGGCCGTCCGGGCCGTGATGACCTTGCTGGGCGAGTGTCTCGCGGCCGTCACCGACCCGCTGCTCGGGGCCGGTTCCGCCGGCGGAACCGGCGGTGCCGGCGGGTCCGAGGAGGCCGGGGCCTGCTCCTGCGCCGTGCTCGTGCCGGACGACGAGGACGCCGCCCCGGTCGCGGTGAGCGGCGAGCCGCTGCCCGGACTCACCGACGCCGGCTCCCCGCTGGTGGCCCTGGTGCGGCGCACCGCAGCCCGGCAGGCGCTCCCGACCACCGTGCTGGTGCCGTACCGACAGCGGCCCCTCGAACTGCGCCTGACCCGCCAGGGCGCCGGGACCGTCGTGGTGTGCCGCGCCGTGGCCCGCCCCTCGGCCCTCTCCCCGCGCGAGTTGGAGGTGCTGGCGGAGCTCACCCAGGGGCGGACCAACCGTGAGATCGCGAACCGTCTCTTCCTCAGCCCGCGCACGGTCGCCACCCACATCGAGCACATTCTCGCCAAACTCGACGTCCCCAACCGTGCGGCCGCGGCGGGACGGGCCGTCGCCTGGGGCCTCGAACCGGCACCCTGA
- a CDS encoding GNAT family N-acetyltransferase has protein sequence MTTDFIVRPARPADARTLAELRWTFKQEDYEGRPPAPARDLEEAEHWIRERLSDGHWLAWVAESDGDIRGHVFLCLVERMPEPYEDNNPVGYVTNFFVMPSQRNKGAGSALLEALRQHSRSTGLEGLIVWPSERSTPLYRRFGFQPSEELLELPFGDDVVHAEPAV, from the coding sequence ATGACCACAGATTTCATCGTGCGTCCGGCCCGGCCCGCCGATGCCCGGACCTTGGCCGAACTGCGTTGGACCTTCAAGCAGGAGGACTACGAAGGGCGACCGCCGGCTCCCGCTCGGGACCTGGAAGAGGCTGAGCACTGGATCCGCGAGCGGCTCAGCGATGGCCACTGGTTGGCCTGGGTCGCGGAGAGCGACGGCGACATCCGCGGTCACGTCTTCCTCTGTCTGGTGGAGCGGATGCCGGAGCCCTATGAGGACAACAACCCGGTCGGCTATGTCACGAACTTCTTCGTCATGCCGTCGCAACGGAACAAGGGAGCCGGCTCGGCGCTCCTCGAGGCGCTGAGGCAGCATTCACGCAGCACCGGCCTGGAGGGCTTGATCGTCTGGCCGTCGGAGCGCAGCACCCCGCTCTACCGGCGCTTCGGATTCCAGCCTTCGGAGGAGCTGTTGGAACTTCCCTTCGGTGACGACGTCGTGCACGCCGAGCCCGCCGTTTGA